GGCAGGGAAGAGTTCGGTCCTGTGGGCGGATGCGATCACAATGTAAACAATGTCCTCTCCGGCTTCTATTAAGCCTGTTTTGTGGTGGATAAGGACTTCAAGTATACCTTCTTTTTTCTTTATTTCGTCCCGGATACGGTCGAGGACTTTTGAGGCTTCCGGTTCGTATTTTTCGAACTCGAGCCTTGATGTTTTTTCTTCTCCCGCAAGCTCGCGTACAATGCCAGTAAAGGTACCTATTGCTCCTGCTTTCCTTATATCAGGATTCTTGCGGACTTTTTTGACAAGGGCTTCCAGGGTATAGCGGTCTGGCTGGGCGAGGGCGATTCCTACTAAGGACGCTGTAAGTTCCTCATGAGGGTCAATGTTTTCCGGTACCCTGAAAATGATGTTGGAAACGCCTTCAATGTCTCCAAGGGCTATTTTCGGAAGGTTGCTCGCCTTAAACCCTTCCACGACAGCGAAATCAAGGCCTCTGTCACAGAGCATATCAAGGGCATCTTCAAGGCCCGAGTCCCTGGCGAAGCTGACGAGTTCGGTGCCTGTAATCCCCACTACCATATCCGCTCCCGCATCAAAATGCCTTCCAGTATCAGTTTCTGCAGGGTTCAGGCGCTGCTCTCCCATGTGTTTAACAGTACCCACTGTCCCGAACCCTGAAAGCTGCCTTACAAGAGCTGAGACAAGGGCTGTTTTTCCTGATTTCTTATACCCGACAACGGAAACGACTTTCATCAAAGAGCCTTATGGATTTCCCGGTATAAGTAAAGGCCGGCACATTTCTGCGGTTTCCTTTAAATAGGACCATTTGAAGGTCTAGAATTATAATAAGGATAGAATAAACACAAAATTGATAACAAATAAATTCTTTTTTCATATATTTTAGACTTATTTGATTATTTTTAGAAAGATTCAAATATCCAAACTATTAATAGTATTAATCACAGTCCGCCCGAAAAGAATCGTAATCAGGGATGCAGCTCAGTTTTCTCTAAACACAGCAGGGCTGATGGGCACCGGATACCTGTTAATTGGCAGTAAAAGTGAAAAGTGGGGATGGAATATGGAAGTAAGTAAAATAAGGATTCATGACCTTCCTGAAGAAGAACGACCGAGGGAACGGCTCATTAAGAACGGGCCTGAATCCCTTTCAAATGCTGAGCTTCTCGGGATAGTCCTGAGGACAGGCTCAAGGGAAGAAAATGTTATCAGCCTGTGCAGCCGGATACTCATGGAGTATAATATCAAGCAGCTCAGCCTTGCAAACGTTTCAAAGCTTATGCAGGTCAATGGGATAGGAAAGGCAAAAGCTGCACAGATAGCTGCGGTTTTTGAACTCGCAAGGCGGCTTGAAACCTTTGTGGAAGAGCCAAAAAGAAAAATATCTTCCCCAAAGGACGTCTATACCCTGATGTATCCTAAAATGCGTGAACAAAAAAAAGAAAAATTTATAACGCTCTATCTTGATACAAAAAACCAGATACTTAAAGAAGAAGTGGTATCCATAGGCAGCCTGAATGCCAGTATCGTTCATCCGCGAGAGGTTTTTAAATCTGCACTTATGGAATCCTCGGCGTCCGTAATCATGGTCCATAACCATCCCTCTGGAGACCCGAGCCCGAGCAGGGAAGATATAATGGTTACTGAAAAACTGGTAGAAGGAGGAAAACTCCTTGGAATCGACATCCTTGACCACATAATTATAGGGGATGGCAGGTACGTAAGCCTTAAAGACGAAGGGTTTGTTAAATGAGAACTCTAATAGAAGAGCTGTGAAGAATAGTAACAGAAGCCATAAATGAAGCTTCCATCAGAATACTTGAAATCATCCTGTAACGTCTAAAAGAATCTGAAAAATTATTACCTATTCTTCTAACACGCCCTGTAGTTTTAAACTTCTCTACCTGTTCAAATTTCCCTTACTTCTAATTCCTTATTTCTAATAATTCATCGGGCCCGAAGAAGAAGAAAAAGATTCTAAATACATTTATTTGAAGTATAAACCCCTTATAGCCTGATTCTTCTGCCGGTCTAAAATGCTGAAAAGCTAGATAAATAAAATATGAGTTGAAATTTATGAAAGTTTTAGGTATTAACGGAAGCGCGAGAAAAGACGGTAATACCGCAATCCTGATTAAAACGGTATTTGATGAGCTCATGAAAGAAGGGATTGAAACCGAACTCATTCAGCTTTCAGAAAACAGAATAGAAGGCTGCAGAGCCTGTCATAAAAATAAGGATAAGCAATGTGTAATTACAGATGATTTTTTCAATGAATGCCTTGCAAAAATGATAGCTTCAGATGGGATTATTCTTGGTTCTCCGGTATATTCTGCCGGTGTGACTTCTCAAATGAAAGCCTTAGTTGACAGAGCAAGTATGGTACTGGCAGGAAATAAAGGGTTACTTAAACATAAAGTTGGAGCATCCGTTATAGCTGCTCGCCGCGGCGGAGCTATCAGTGCTTTTGATACCCTGAATAACTTCCTGTACAGTAAAGAGATGATCCTTACAGGCTCAAGTTACTGGAATATGGTTTACGGAAACGCCATAGGAGAAGTCGAACAGGATAAAGAAGGCATTGAAAATATGAAAAATCTCGGACAAAATATGGCATGGATTTTGAAGAAAATCCATAGTAGTTGAGATTAAAGTTAGATTATTAAGGCTATTACAGTTAGATATTTGAGATTAGATGATAGAATCACAATAGTTAAGATGTGGTCAAGTAGTTAAGATTAATTTAGTCAGAAAATAAAATTTACACAGTTAAATGAATGAAATTAATACAGCTAGATAAACGAAATTAATACAGATAGATACTGGTTAATACAGTTAGATAATGAGGTTAATACAGTTAGATACTTGTACTGTTAGATTCTTATACTCGACCCCGGTTCGCCCGGTAAACCCTATATTATCAACTTTTTGTTTAACCTGCTAAATCTACGATACTTATATATATCTACAGGAAATGGGCTTTCGACAAACAATTATCCTCCCACTTTCTATCCCCTTTAAAAAGGAGGTCTTCGGCATTACAAAACATATAAACGCCTGTGCACTGGACAACAGACAGACTGAGGAAGTAAATCTTGATGATCCTTACACCGTGCCTTACCGGGGCATTTATGCGGTCTGTGACGCGAAAAACGAATACGCGGAAATTATTGAACACTCCAACTGCTATAGCGGGGCAGCATGGTCACTTTACCACTATGCAAAATCTCCACTTATCCTGAAAGCCCGTTCAACGGGAAATATGATCCGTTATTTTATGAAAACCGGAACCTCAAATCTCGAACTCAAACCCTCGGTTGCAGCCGCAGGCATTGAATCCGTAATCGTTCAGGGGGACGAAGTTGAGATCACCTATGCAGGGCTGGGGGGCGGAGGCGTCGGCGCAACTCGCTGCAGGGCATTTGCAGACGGAGTTCTACATTACAGGATATCAGAATCCGGAGGAGAGCGCTGTGCAAAAGGGACCGTTGTAGTTCCACGAAGGGACCGTATCCTTATCGGCATAGATGATACGGATTCAAAGGATGTGGGAGCTACCTGGACCCTGACACATAATATTGCAAGACAGCTCGACTGCCAGGAATCTGTTTATCTTTCACATTCCCTTGTCCAGCTCTTCCCTGTACCTGAAAAAACCCAGAACTGCATGTCAACGGTTCTGGAGTTCGGATGTGTCGATGATAAGGCAAAGTCAAAGCTGCTCAGTTCTTTTAAAAAAGCACTTGAAAAGTACAGTGCATCAAAAGAAACAGGGCTTGTAGTATTATCTGATTTTTATGCAAAAGGGCTTTACTCTTACAGCAACCGCTGCCGTACTGAAAGAGTTTTAAAAGAGGATTCCCTGCGCTGTGCTGAAGAAAACAATGTGGAAGTCCTGCTTGACGGCAATGGGGTAATAGGTGCTCTTGCCTCCCTCCCCTGGTTCGGAAGACCCGAAGAATCTATTATCCCGGGGACCGAAATAAAGCCGATGTGTATGGAAAAAACCAGCTGAAATATGTCGGATCCCGAATTGTGCAGGTATACTCAAAACTCCTATAATTCCCGGACGGGGTCAGCTTGAAAGAAGAAACAATACATGAAACCGCATGCAATGGGTTTGAAGCCCTTTATTTTGCTGTCCTTGACAGTGATGTCGCACTTATAACAGGAGTCCCCGGGTACCCTGTCACCTCCCTGATGGAGCTTTTTTTGAAAACATGCGGTTCAACTGAAACTGAAACCGGAAGTTCAATTATAAGCAGTCCAGATATAAGCCGTACAGGAAACGGTTCAGATATAAACGGTTCAGATATAAACGGTTCAGATATAAACGGTTCAGATATAAACAGTTCGAATATAAGCAGATCAAATAAAAGCTGTTTACCTGAAGTAAACTGTCCAGCTTACAGAGCCAGCTGGCTTACGAATGAGAAAGTTGCCCTGGAAGTAGCTCTTGGAGCCTCCGTATCAGGCAGAAGGGCTCTTGTGCTTGTAAAGCACGTTGGCATGAATCTCCTTTCCGACCCCCTCATAACCTCGGTTACGCATACCATCGGAGCAGGTCTGATAATCATTGCAGGAGACGACCCCGGTGTAAAAGGCTCTCAAAATGAGCAGGACTCTCGCTGGTATGGCAAAATAGCCGAAGTCGCTGTATTCGACCCAAGTAGTCCCGAAACTGCCTACAGGTCTCTAAGAAGGGCTTATGAGCTTTCTGAAGAAAGGCATATTCCGGTTATAATCAGGGTAACTGCTGGTCTGGAGAAGAGCAAAGGAAAAATCAAGCGCTTCCCAGCACCTTCAGTCCTCCACCCCGAATTTGACCGCTCAATCTGGAAACTCCGGATGGTGGAAAAACACGAGCATTTTCACTCCAAAGTTTATCCTATGCTTGAATACGAATCTGAAAATACTGACCTGAACGAAATAAGGGAGAAGGTTAAAAGAGAAGATGCCGAGCGGACTGAAGGAGAAAAAAGCTTTGGAGTCATATCTTCCGGTTTCGCGTCCTCTCTTGTCGAAGAAGTATTGGTAAAATCAGGAAAACATAAGAAAATTTCTCATTTTGTCCTTAACCTTGTAAACCCTCTTCCCCTGAAGAAGATAGGAGTTTTTCTGAAAGACAAACAGAAAGTGCTGGTGGTTGAAGAGTCCGAACCCTTTATAGAAGAGCAGATACGCATTGAGGGTAATGTTTACGGCAAAAAAACAGGACATCTCCCATACGGTCAGGTGACCTCTAAAGACATTGACTTTGCCCTTGAACACATCGAAGAAGAAAAAGTCTCGAGACCAGCAGACCCCGGGCTTATAGAATCCAGAAAAAAAAGCAGGGCTTCAATCTGTGAGGACTGCCCCTATCTCCCCCTTTACAATTTTCTCCGCATATCCGGTGTCCGGGTTGCAGGGGATATGGGCTGTTCCGTCCGGAGCGCTCCGGAACCACTTTCTGCGGTTGATGTCAGCTTCGCCCTGGGTTCGGCAATTTCTGTTGCCTGTGGGTTTGAGAGAAAAGGAATAGCTGTAATAGGGGACTTTGCCCTTGCCCATTCCGGCATCCTCGGACTCTTAAACGCTGTAAGCGAAGGCCATGAAGTACTTGTGCTCGTACTCCAGAACGAAGTAGCAGCCATGACAGGAGGGCAGAAAGTCCCTGACCTCAGGAAAGTGATAGAAGCGATAGTTCCTGATGTATCAGTATTCGATATGGACGGCAGGAAGGAAAAAGAACAGGCATCCGGCTCAGAACTTTCTGACCTTATAACAGAGAAACTCGCTCTTCCGGGCATTTCAGTTATTTTTATAAAAGGAGTATGCAGAAAATATTGAGATGCAGGGCTTTTTTTCAAACTTATTCCCTGCTGTTTATTGTTTTTCATCCTCTATTCTTTCTCTTTTGTTTTCAGTTCACAGCTTTTCCCTTTTTAGTACAGGAAAAATCGGAAAAAATTGAAAAATAATAATAAAGTCATGAAAAGTTATGATTTAATATAAAGATTGAAATGTCAATTCCGGCTTTCAAGAATTATTTATCTTTTTCTAAATAAAACCGGAAATAATCATTTAGATTTTCAAAGATTATTTTTCGCTGTCCGATCTTCGGAAATCAGGATTATATGTACATTTTCATAGTTAAAAGCCTGTTTTTGCTAAAAATATAACTTCAAAATGATTCGAAGTTTAACAAAAAAATAAATGGTATGTGGAAAAATAAATAACCAAAGAGAAACAATTAATGATGGGGAATCAGGGTACACCTCAGTGTCTTGAACGAATAATTGAAACAATGACAGAAACCAGAAAAGGGCAGTAAAGGGGTGAATAAATTTGGACAGAAAACTTCAGATTTTACTTATTTTAGGAGTTCTCTTGCTTGTTGCAGGTGTACTTCTTTGTATTACCAG
This window of the Methanosarcina mazei S-6 genome carries:
- a CDS encoding molybdopterin synthase; protein product: MKVVSVVGYKKSGKTALVSALVRQLSGFGTVGTVKHMGEQRLNPAETDTGRHFDAGADMVVGITGTELVSFARDSGLEDALDMLCDRGLDFAVVEGFKASNLPKIALGDIEGVSNIIFRVPENIDPHEELTASLVGIALAQPDRYTLEALVKKVRKNPDIRKAGAIGTFTGIVRELAGEEKTSRLEFEKYEPEASKVLDRIRDEIKKKEGILEVLIHHKTGLIEAGEDIVYIVIASAHRTELFPALSEAIERIKTEAPIWKKEFTEKEHFWVHDREHA
- the radC gene encoding RadC family protein — its product is MEVSKIRIHDLPEEERPRERLIKNGPESLSNAELLGIVLRTGSREENVISLCSRILMEYNIKQLSLANVSKLMQVNGIGKAKAAQIAAVFELARRLETFVEEPKRKISSPKDVYTLMYPKMREQKKEKFITLYLDTKNQILKEEVVSIGSLNASIVHPREVFKSALMESSASVIMVHNHPSGDPSPSREDIMVTEKLVEGGKLLGIDILDHIIIGDGRYVSLKDEGFVK
- a CDS encoding flavodoxin family protein, which codes for MKVLGINGSARKDGNTAILIKTVFDELMKEGIETELIQLSENRIEGCRACHKNKDKQCVITDDFFNECLAKMIASDGIILGSPVYSAGVTSQMKALVDRASMVLAGNKGLLKHKVGASVIAARRGGAISAFDTLNNFLYSKEMILTGSSYWNMVYGNAIGEVEQDKEGIENMKNLGQNMAWILKKIHSS
- the mmp11 gene encoding methanogenesis marker protein 11 encodes the protein MGFRQTIILPLSIPFKKEVFGITKHINACALDNRQTEEVNLDDPYTVPYRGIYAVCDAKNEYAEIIEHSNCYSGAAWSLYHYAKSPLILKARSTGNMIRYFMKTGTSNLELKPSVAAAGIESVIVQGDEVEITYAGLGGGGVGATRCRAFADGVLHYRISESGGERCAKGTVVVPRRDRILIGIDDTDSKDVGATWTLTHNIARQLDCQESVYLSHSLVQLFPVPEKTQNCMSTVLEFGCVDDKAKSKLLSSFKKALEKYSASKETGLVVLSDFYAKGLYSYSNRCRTERVLKEDSLRCAEENNVEVLLDGNGVIGALASLPWFGRPEESIIPGTEIKPMCMEKTS
- a CDS encoding thiamine pyrophosphate-dependent enzyme, which gives rise to MKEETIHETACNGFEALYFAVLDSDVALITGVPGYPVTSLMELFLKTCGSTETETGSSIISSPDISRTGNGSDINGSDINGSDINGSDINSSNISRSNKSCLPEVNCPAYRASWLTNEKVALEVALGASVSGRRALVLVKHVGMNLLSDPLITSVTHTIGAGLIIIAGDDPGVKGSQNEQDSRWYGKIAEVAVFDPSSPETAYRSLRRAYELSEERHIPVIIRVTAGLEKSKGKIKRFPAPSVLHPEFDRSIWKLRMVEKHEHFHSKVYPMLEYESENTDLNEIREKVKREDAERTEGEKSFGVISSGFASSLVEEVLVKSGKHKKISHFVLNLVNPLPLKKIGVFLKDKQKVLVVEESEPFIEEQIRIEGNVYGKKTGHLPYGQVTSKDIDFALEHIEEEKVSRPADPGLIESRKKSRASICEDCPYLPLYNFLRISGVRVAGDMGCSVRSAPEPLSAVDVSFALGSAISVACGFERKGIAVIGDFALAHSGILGLLNAVSEGHEVLVLVLQNEVAAMTGGQKVPDLRKVIEAIVPDVSVFDMDGRKEKEQASGSELSDLITEKLALPGISVIFIKGVCRKY